A part of Pseudoalteromonas arctica A 37-1-2 genomic DNA contains:
- the hutC gene encoding histidine utilization repressor produces MTTPKFAQIKQFIVDKIRSGTWQENQRVPSENELSSQFSVSRMTARRALSELTEAGILTRSQGLGTFVATFKSQSSLLEIKNIADEVKERNGNYTCSVLILESINAVAPIAIALGVEIDSVVYRSVLVHNENDSPLQLEERFVNPALAAGYLQQDFSTLTPHEYLSSVAPLTQARHTVEAIMPNSEMCQWLNLYNEEPCLQVIRRTWSINGIVSFARLVSPGSKYRLGGHLTFKK; encoded by the coding sequence ATGACGACACCTAAATTTGCGCAAATAAAACAATTCATTGTTGATAAAATTCGCAGCGGTACGTGGCAAGAAAACCAACGTGTTCCCTCTGAAAACGAACTAAGTAGTCAATTTAGTGTCAGCAGAATGACAGCCCGCCGAGCACTAAGCGAATTAACCGAGGCAGGTATTTTAACCCGCAGCCAAGGGCTTGGTACATTTGTAGCCACATTTAAATCGCAGTCATCGTTACTCGAAATAAAAAACATTGCTGATGAAGTAAAAGAGCGTAACGGCAACTACACCTGTAGTGTACTCATACTTGAATCAATAAATGCAGTCGCACCTATTGCCATTGCGCTTGGTGTTGAGATTGACAGTGTTGTATATCGAAGTGTACTCGTTCATAACGAAAACGACAGCCCCTTGCAGCTAGAAGAGCGTTTTGTAAACCCTGCACTTGCGGCTGGTTACTTACAACAAGACTTTAGCACGCTTACACCTCATGAATATCTATCTAGTGTTGCACCACTTACCCAAGCGAGGCATACCGTAGAGGCTATTATGCCAAACAGCGAAATGTGCCAATGGTTAAACTTATACAACGAAGAGCCGTGCTTACAAGTTATTCGACGCACATGGTCTATTAACGGCATCGTAAGCTTTGCGCGCCTTGTATCACCAGGCAGTAAATATCGCTTAGGTGGTCACTTAACATTTAAAAAATAA
- a CDS encoding gamma-butyrobetaine hydroxylase-like domain-containing protein produces the protein MKHVTKVHYHSVSKNLDVYFDDDSQAVFSCEFLRVHSPSAEVQGHGSGPMKLVLNKQSVGIKNIVPVGHYALRLDFDDGHNSGLFSWSYFEKLQAQQQTLSDEYSARVAEHEQNKNSVPIKFIP, from the coding sequence ATGAAACACGTTACAAAAGTGCATTACCACAGCGTGAGTAAAAATTTAGATGTTTATTTTGACGACGATAGCCAAGCAGTCTTTAGCTGTGAATTTTTACGCGTTCACTCTCCCTCTGCTGAAGTGCAAGGCCATGGCTCTGGTCCAATGAAGCTAGTACTTAATAAACAATCTGTAGGTATAAAAAACATAGTACCTGTCGGGCATTATGCACTGCGTTTAGATTTCGATGATGGTCACAATAGTGGACTGTTCAGTTGGAGTTACTTTGAAAAACTACAAGCGCAGCAACAAACGTTGAGCGATGAATATTCGGCACGCGTAGCCGAGCACGAACAAAACAAAAACAGTGTACCAATAAAGTTTATTCCTTAA
- the hutU gene encoding urocanate hydratase codes for MNNRLDTSRVIRAPHGDKISAKSWQTEAAKRMLMNNLDPEVAEHPHALVVYGGIGRAARDWPSYDKIIETLDRLESDETLLVQSGKPVGVFKTHSNAPRVLIANSNLVPHWANWEHFNELDKKGLMMYGQMTAGSWIYIGSQGIVQGTYETFIAMAKQHFSGSAKGKWVLTGGLGGMGGAQPLAATMAGFSALVVECDESRIDFRIKTGYVDVKATNLEHALQLITDACIKGEALSVGLLGNAADVFSTLVKTGITPDVVTDQTSAHDPLNGYLPQNWTMEHAAKMREQDPKAVVKAAKQSMAVQVRAMLALQKAGAATTDYGNNIRQMAFDEGVTNAFDFPGFVPAYIRPLFCEGIGPFRWVALSGDPEDIYKTDAKVKELIPDDAHLHNWLDMARERIQFQGLPARICWVGLKDRARLALAFNEMVKNGELKAPIVIGRDHLDSGSVASPNRETESMKDGSDAVSDWPLLNALLNTASGATWVSLHHGGGVGMGFSQHSGVVIVADGTNEAKECIARVLWNDPATGVMRHADAGYDIAKNCAKEQNLDLPMLDKE; via the coding sequence ATGAACAACCGACTCGACACAAGTCGCGTAATACGTGCACCTCATGGCGATAAAATAAGTGCTAAAAGCTGGCAAACTGAAGCTGCTAAGCGCATGCTAATGAATAATTTAGACCCTGAAGTTGCAGAACATCCTCATGCACTTGTTGTATATGGTGGTATTGGCCGAGCAGCTCGTGATTGGCCAAGTTATGACAAAATTATAGAAACCCTCGATAGACTCGAAAGCGACGAAACTCTGCTTGTACAATCAGGAAAACCCGTTGGTGTATTTAAAACCCACAGTAATGCCCCTCGTGTACTTATTGCCAACTCAAACCTTGTTCCACACTGGGCAAATTGGGAGCACTTTAACGAGCTCGATAAAAAAGGCTTGATGATGTACGGACAAATGACAGCGGGTTCTTGGATTTATATTGGCTCGCAAGGCATTGTACAAGGTACTTACGAGACCTTTATAGCCATGGCAAAGCAACATTTTTCAGGCAGTGCTAAAGGCAAGTGGGTATTAACGGGTGGCCTTGGTGGTATGGGCGGTGCGCAACCACTTGCCGCTACAATGGCAGGGTTTAGTGCGCTAGTTGTTGAATGTGATGAAAGCCGTATCGATTTTCGTATAAAAACAGGCTACGTTGATGTAAAAGCAACGAACCTTGAACACGCACTGCAATTAATAACCGACGCGTGCATAAAAGGTGAAGCCCTATCAGTTGGCTTACTTGGTAACGCTGCCGATGTATTTAGTACACTGGTTAAAACAGGTATTACACCTGATGTAGTCACAGATCAAACATCAGCTCACGATCCATTAAATGGTTACTTACCACAAAACTGGACAATGGAGCACGCAGCAAAAATGCGTGAGCAAGATCCAAAAGCGGTAGTAAAAGCGGCTAAACAATCAATGGCAGTCCAAGTTAGAGCCATGCTGGCGCTGCAAAAAGCGGGTGCCGCCACTACTGATTACGGAAATAATATTCGTCAAATGGCGTTTGATGAAGGTGTTACCAACGCGTTTGATTTCCCTGGATTTGTACCCGCCTATATTCGCCCTTTATTTTGTGAAGGTATTGGACCATTTAGATGGGTAGCATTATCGGGCGATCCTGAAGATATTTATAAAACCGACGCTAAAGTAAAAGAGCTTATTCCTGATGATGCACATTTGCATAACTGGCTTGATATGGCGCGGGAACGCATTCAATTTCAAGGGCTACCTGCACGTATTTGCTGGGTTGGGCTAAAAGATAGAGCGCGCCTTGCACTGGCCTTTAATGAAATGGTTAAAAATGGCGAACTTAAAGCCCCTATCGTTATTGGTCGTGACCACCTCGACTCTGGCTCAGTTGCCAGCCCTAACCGCGAAACAGAAAGCATGAAAGATGGCTCAGATGCGGTATCGGACTGGCCATTACTCAATGCACTGCTTAATACGGCAAGTGGCGCTACTTGGGTGTCTCTTCATCATGGTGGCGGTGTAGGTATGGGGTTTAGTCAGCACTCTGGTGTGGTTATTGTTGCCGATGGTACAAATGAAGCTAAAGAGTGTATTGCTCGCGTACTTTGGAACGACCCTGCAACGGGTGTAATGCGCCACGCTGATGCTGGATACGACATAGCAAAGAACTGCGCTAAAGAACAAAATTTAGACCTACCAATGTTAGACAAGGAATAA
- a CDS encoding GGDEF domain-containing phosphodiesterase produces the protein MAMIATLFAVKNASIKFSYLCTAAVGLAILSTGAAWLAILLAFGFCFHLWQAFERNNWSMIITSSMAGLLFVVLFSAHLLLEVPLFWVVLAILLLAIVGFLNDESAEIEVVIEPEPTGDTFIEESPLSVFADRKQLRQGYYAWCDNKQVSAALIVIRLEGFEQVNQHIGRDFGDILLAQSANRIKELLSSDEIVTLTGQEKLAHLGGLNFAFICSFANQKHLHELVIEQILGATLKPFNVANCTVEVKARASYVDCNEQDNNFDNLISYAYLALDSHPNRKVVPYHQQMMIELREQQARLKELANIDFSSELELYFQPIICNENGQIEFLELLLRWQHPKQGILSANRFIDDIRIAGLGYPLAKFVMERAAELAMALRVEGISIPLSINVFGPEMLNEEFVEFVDVVINEHHLEAGDLIVECPLHIFAGLDDKGRGMIARLNNIGLKVCVDGLGDNPVLLSKLPSLAVEYIKVSPSLTADFSNQNNIRSLVGGMVDMHSQQKTKVIFEGVETLEQLKFVKSLKGYAAQGYYFGHPLSSIGLMSWLKEWRSVQQR, from the coding sequence ATGGCGATGATTGCCACTTTATTTGCCGTTAAAAATGCCAGTATTAAATTTAGCTATTTATGCACAGCAGCTGTTGGTTTGGCTATTTTGAGTACGGGCGCAGCTTGGCTTGCCATTTTACTTGCCTTTGGATTTTGTTTTCATTTATGGCAAGCCTTCGAGCGAAATAATTGGAGCATGATTATTACCAGCTCAATGGCTGGTCTTTTATTTGTTGTTCTATTTTCAGCTCATTTATTATTGGAAGTTCCGTTATTTTGGGTTGTGTTAGCAATATTATTATTAGCTATTGTTGGCTTTTTAAATGACGAAAGCGCTGAAATAGAAGTCGTGATAGAGCCAGAACCTACAGGTGATACATTTATAGAAGAGTCTCCGCTTTCGGTTTTTGCAGATAGAAAACAGTTACGCCAAGGTTACTATGCATGGTGCGACAACAAGCAAGTAAGTGCAGCGTTAATCGTTATTCGTCTTGAAGGATTTGAGCAAGTTAACCAGCATATAGGACGTGACTTTGGCGATATACTGTTAGCGCAATCGGCTAATCGAATAAAAGAGCTACTTTCAAGTGACGAAATAGTGACTTTAACTGGGCAAGAAAAGCTAGCCCACTTAGGGGGCCTTAACTTTGCATTTATTTGTAGTTTCGCGAATCAAAAACATTTACATGAGTTGGTTATTGAACAAATACTGGGTGCAACGCTTAAGCCATTTAATGTTGCTAACTGCACTGTAGAGGTAAAAGCGAGGGCGAGTTATGTTGATTGTAATGAGCAAGACAATAACTTTGATAATTTAATATCGTACGCATACCTAGCACTCGATAGCCACCCAAATCGCAAGGTTGTGCCTTATCATCAACAAATGATGATTGAACTGCGAGAGCAACAAGCGCGACTAAAAGAATTAGCAAATATTGATTTTTCGAGCGAATTAGAACTCTATTTTCAACCTATAATTTGTAACGAAAACGGTCAAATTGAGTTTTTAGAATTACTACTGCGTTGGCAGCACCCTAAGCAAGGAATTTTATCTGCTAATCGTTTTATTGACGACATAAGAATAGCAGGGCTTGGTTACCCGCTTGCTAAATTTGTAATGGAGAGAGCCGCTGAACTTGCAATGGCGCTTAGAGTAGAAGGTATTTCTATACCGCTTAGCATTAACGTATTTGGCCCTGAAATGCTAAATGAAGAGTTTGTTGAATTTGTTGATGTTGTTATAAATGAACATCACTTAGAGGCGGGGGACTTAATTGTTGAATGCCCTTTACATATTTTTGCTGGTTTAGATGACAAAGGCCGAGGCATGATCGCAAGGCTTAATAACATAGGCTTAAAAGTATGCGTGGATGGACTTGGTGATAACCCGGTACTACTTTCTAAGTTACCAAGTTTAGCGGTTGAGTATATTAAGGTCTCACCTTCACTTACCGCTGACTTTAGTAATCAAAACAATATACGCAGTTTAGTTGGTGGAATGGTTGATATGCATAGCCAACAAAAAACAAAAGTGATTTTTGAAGGAGTTGAAACACTTGAGCAACTTAAGTTTGTAAAAAGCTTAAAAGGTTATGCTGCCCAAGGTTATTACTTTGGTCACCCGCTAAGTAGTATCGGTTTAATGAGCTGGCTAAAAGAGTGGCGATCGGTTCAACAACGTTAA
- the rraA gene encoding ribonuclease E activity regulator RraA: protein MDYSTSDLCDHFADVVDVLEPMFINFGGRHSFGGRIKTVKCFENNELIRELLSQDGTDLVLLIDGGGSTRRALIDIELAELALENNWNGIVVYGAVRHVDELEELDLGIQAIASIPVAADSEGAGEDAIGVNFAGVSFFDDDFIYADSTGIVLSAEELELEVVEV, encoded by the coding sequence ATGGATTACAGCACTTCTGATTTATGTGACCACTTTGCTGATGTGGTTGACGTGCTAGAGCCAATGTTCATCAACTTTGGTGGTCGACACAGCTTTGGTGGCCGCATTAAAACGGTTAAATGTTTTGAAAATAATGAACTGATCCGCGAATTACTTTCTCAAGACGGTACAGACTTAGTGCTTCTTATTGACGGTGGTGGCTCAACTCGCCGTGCACTTATTGATATTGAATTGGCCGAACTTGCACTTGAAAATAACTGGAATGGTATTGTTGTTTACGGCGCAGTACGCCACGTTGATGAGCTTGAAGAACTTGATTTAGGCATTCAAGCAATTGCTTCTATCCCTGTTGCAGCTGATAGTGAAGGTGCTGGCGAGGATGCTATAGGCGTTAACTTTGCCGGTGTATCATTTTTTGATGATGACTTTATTTATGCTGATAGTACTGGCATTGTTTTATCTGCAGAAGAATTAGAATTGGAAGTTGTAGAAGTATAA
- the hutI gene encoding imidazolonepropionase → MQSTTKNYELEEIDLLLTDANIATMDSNINAPYGAIENAAIAIKNGKIAWIGEQATLPSFDVFATPTLSIKGQWLTPGLIDCHTHLVFAGSRSQEFEQRLQGVSYEQIAAQGGGIASTVKATRAADREQLFVDAKDRLNTLLKEGVTTVEIKSGYGLDTENEIKILEVARLLGEHHPIDIKTTFLGAHALPPEYKGRADEYIDLVCTDMLDQVVANNLADAVDVFCENVGFSHSQTKRVFQAAKKHNLPVKCHAEQLSNQHGAELVAQFNGLSADHIEHLDEEGVKAMANAGTVAVLLPGAFYFLRETKFPPIELLNQYKVPIAIASDFNPGTSPLCSVHLMMNMACTLFRLTPEQALAGVTRNAAKALGLDDRGILKVGARADIAHWQISHPSQLSYQFGVNKLLNLWILGRIN, encoded by the coding sequence ATGCAAAGCACAACAAAAAATTATGAGTTAGAAGAAATCGACTTACTTTTAACTGATGCCAATATTGCCACTATGGATAGCAATATAAATGCCCCTTATGGCGCAATCGAAAATGCTGCTATAGCTATTAAAAATGGTAAAATTGCGTGGATTGGAGAGCAAGCAACGTTGCCCAGTTTTGATGTGTTTGCAACGCCGACATTGAGTATAAAAGGGCAGTGGTTAACGCCGGGCTTAATAGATTGTCATACACATTTAGTGTTTGCAGGTTCAAGATCGCAAGAGTTTGAGCAGCGCTTGCAGGGTGTAAGTTATGAGCAAATTGCGGCACAAGGCGGTGGCATAGCAAGTACGGTTAAAGCGACGAGAGCAGCCGATCGAGAGCAATTATTTGTTGATGCAAAAGATCGCTTAAATACGTTGTTAAAAGAAGGTGTAACCACCGTTGAAATAAAGTCGGGCTATGGGCTAGATACTGAAAACGAGATAAAAATATTAGAAGTAGCTCGTTTATTAGGTGAGCATCATCCTATTGATATTAAAACTACTTTTTTAGGGGCGCATGCTCTACCGCCTGAATACAAAGGCCGTGCTGATGAATATATTGATTTGGTATGTACTGACATGCTTGATCAGGTAGTGGCTAATAATCTTGCTGATGCAGTCGATGTATTTTGTGAAAATGTAGGCTTTAGTCATTCGCAAACCAAACGTGTTTTCCAGGCGGCTAAAAAGCATAACCTCCCAGTAAAATGCCATGCTGAGCAGTTATCTAATCAACATGGTGCTGAGCTGGTGGCGCAGTTCAATGGCCTTTCGGCAGATCATATTGAGCATCTCGATGAAGAGGGTGTAAAAGCCATGGCAAACGCTGGGACGGTCGCGGTGTTATTGCCCGGTGCATTTTATTTTTTAAGAGAAACTAAATTCCCACCTATTGAGTTACTTAATCAATATAAAGTACCTATAGCTATTGCGAGTGATTTTAATCCTGGCACTTCACCGCTGTGCTCAGTGCACTTGATGATGAACATGGCATGCACATTGTTTAGATTAACACCCGAGCAAGCATTGGCAGGTGTTACTCGCAATGCTGCTAAAGCACTAGGGTTAGACGACCGTGGTATTTTAAAGGTTGGTGCAAGAGCTGATATTGCGCATTGGCAAATAAGTCATCCATCACAATTAAGTTACCAATTTGGCGTAAATAAACTGTTAAATTTATGGATTTTGGGTAGAATTAACTAG
- a CDS encoding MJ1255/VC2487 family glycosyltransferase — MKILYGVQGTGNGHITRARVMASCFNKLGIDVDYVFSGRANKDYFDMHEFSNYKAYRGLSFSTENGQVKNLKTLKNMRVCKLVSDIKSLDIKQYDFVLNDFEPVTAWAAKRADIPVIGISHQAAFLSENVPIFGRGVLRKSLIKHYAPASTYLGVHWKPFANNIIPPFIAHHSHENPVAVLNKVLVYLPFENLDSIVDYLKDFPEKEFYCYHPNACNQSFGHIHLRPPSRSGFLNDLANTSGVIGNAGFELASEALKLGKKLLLKPLDGQFEQTANAQTLFAMGMAHVMNYLNPQALDDWNSAPQNKQINYPSDPAPLIDWLVKQQWNNTQSLHKDLWDSVAL, encoded by the coding sequence ATGAAAATATTGTATGGAGTGCAGGGTACCGGTAATGGTCATATAACGCGGGCTAGGGTTATGGCAAGCTGCTTTAATAAACTTGGTATTGATGTTGATTATGTGTTTTCAGGGCGAGCAAATAAAGATTACTTTGATATGCACGAATTCTCAAATTATAAAGCGTATAGGGGCTTATCGTTTAGTACTGAAAATGGGCAAGTCAAAAATTTAAAAACACTTAAAAACATGCGAGTTTGTAAGCTGGTGAGTGATATAAAATCGCTTGATATAAAACAGTACGATTTTGTACTTAATGACTTTGAGCCAGTTACAGCATGGGCTGCAAAACGGGCCGATATACCCGTTATCGGTATTAGTCACCAAGCCGCATTTTTGTCAGAAAACGTACCTATATTTGGTCGTGGTGTACTTAGAAAATCGCTCATCAAGCATTATGCACCAGCATCTACCTACTTAGGCGTACACTGGAAGCCATTCGCAAATAATATAATCCCGCCTTTTATTGCTCATCATAGTCATGAGAATCCTGTCGCGGTACTAAATAAGGTATTGGTATATTTACCGTTTGAAAACTTAGATAGCATTGTTGATTATTTAAAAGACTTTCCCGAAAAAGAATTTTATTGTTATCACCCAAATGCCTGCAATCAGTCTTTTGGACATATACATTTGCGACCACCCTCACGCTCTGGTTTTTTAAATGATTTAGCAAACACGAGTGGCGTTATTGGTAATGCGGGGTTTGAGCTTGCCAGTGAAGCGCTTAAGTTAGGTAAGAAGTTACTATTAAAGCCTTTAGATGGGCAGTTTGAGCAAACCGCAAATGCACAAACTTTGTTTGCCATGGGCATGGCGCATGTTATGAACTATTTAAACCCGCAAGCCCTTGATGACTGGAATAGCGCCCCGCAAAATAAGCAAATAAATTACCCTAGCGATCCCGCGCCTTTAATTGATTGGTTGGTTAAACAACAGTGGAATAACACACAATCGTTACACAAAGATTTGTGGGATAGTGTCGCTTTATAG
- a CDS encoding formimidoylglutamase: MTSHLKVYDESAVRALCSSRVNEKKAWQSMALLDTQVNLQQALIDAAQFGIRYVLLGICEDIGPKANLGNGGANEAWSAFLKCFLNQPHNQFIATQKVLLLGEVNTDDLMAQSNQLNNQQAQQLTQLRDLCQQLDERVESVLSLIFKAGLEPIVIGGGHNNCLGIIRALSKSKNTPVNAINFDPHADFRECEGRHSGNGFRYAYNEQHLSNYHVIGLHELKNNQAIIDAMSEANFKFDSYQSIQVKRKITLTQAIENALSNFNDLPLGVEVDLDSITYMPVSAYTYCGFSVSDTEHFVHLAASHRHSKYLHLCEAAPSQHPNGLDAGAAHVGQVISALVNSYLQAKENT, from the coding sequence GTGACCTCCCATTTAAAAGTATATGATGAAAGCGCGGTTAGAGCACTTTGCTCTAGCCGCGTAAATGAAAAAAAAGCATGGCAATCAATGGCCTTGCTAGACACTCAAGTAAACCTGCAACAAGCACTTATTGACGCAGCTCAATTTGGCATTCGCTACGTACTTCTTGGTATTTGCGAAGATATTGGCCCAAAAGCAAATTTAGGAAATGGCGGTGCAAACGAAGCATGGTCTGCTTTTTTAAAATGTTTTTTAAACCAACCTCATAATCAATTTATTGCCACTCAAAAAGTACTTTTATTGGGTGAAGTAAATACTGATGATTTAATGGCGCAAAGCAACCAACTTAATAATCAGCAAGCCCAGCAGTTAACTCAATTACGAGATTTATGCCAACAACTTGATGAACGCGTAGAGTCAGTATTAAGCCTTATTTTTAAAGCAGGGCTTGAGCCAATCGTCATTGGCGGAGGTCACAATAATTGCTTAGGTATTATTCGCGCGCTAAGTAAGTCAAAAAACACGCCTGTTAATGCTATCAATTTTGACCCTCATGCCGATTTTAGAGAATGTGAAGGTCGCCATAGTGGTAATGGTTTTCGCTACGCGTATAACGAGCAACATCTAAGTAATTACCATGTTATTGGCTTACATGAATTAAAAAATAATCAAGCAATTATAGATGCAATGAGTGAAGCTAACTTTAAGTTTGATAGCTATCAATCTATACAAGTTAAGCGAAAAATCACACTAACGCAGGCAATTGAAAATGCACTAAGTAATTTTAATGATTTACCACTGGGTGTTGAAGTTGATTTAGATAGTATTACTTATATGCCAGTTAGTGCGTATACATATTGCGGATTTAGTGTGAGTGACACTGAGCACTTTGTGCATTTAGCTGCAAGCCACCGGCACTCTAAGTACTTACACTTATGTGAAGCAGCGCCTAGCCAGCACCCTAACGGGTTAGATGCCGGTGCTGCCCATGTAGGGCAAGTGATTAGTGCACTTGTAAATAGCTACCTACAAGCCAAAGAAAACACTTAA
- a CDS encoding phosphatase PAP2 family protein, with translation MDNNNMFKRAALLDEQLFLTLFNCNSPKWFKTMAFGLSKSGDGGLYILVCLAVWWLSNNEQQQLLPVTILVGFAIERPIYLLAKNRFARIRPCDCLVTNAYIVPNDKFSLPSGHSAAAFLVAIILSHFFPEYIWLLLSWAAGVAISRVVLGVHFPADIIIGAIIGSVCGLFALALVVPV, from the coding sequence ATGGATAACAATAATATGTTTAAAAGGGCAGCTCTGCTAGATGAGCAATTATTTTTAACTCTGTTTAATTGCAACTCACCGAAGTGGTTTAAAACAATGGCGTTTGGATTATCAAAAAGCGGTGATGGTGGGCTTTACATACTTGTGTGTTTAGCGGTGTGGTGGCTTAGTAATAATGAGCAGCAACAATTATTACCTGTAACGATATTAGTTGGTTTTGCTATAGAAAGGCCCATTTATTTACTGGCCAAAAATAGATTTGCCCGTATCCGTCCATGCGACTGCTTAGTAACAAATGCTTACATAGTACCCAATGATAAATTTAGTTTGCCCTCGGGTCACAGCGCTGCAGCGTTCTTAGTTGCGATTATACTAAGTCACTTTTTCCCTGAATATATATGGCTACTACTTAGTTGGGCTGCTGGTGTGGCTATTTCTCGTGTTGTATTAGGCGTACATTTTCCTGCTGATATTATTATAGGTGCGATTATTGGCAGTGTTTGTGGCTTATTCGCATTAGCGCTTGTGGTACCTGTATGA
- a CDS encoding methyl-accepting chemotaxis protein: protein MNFLQNLTIKRRLQLNAVVVGLAMVVLLCVIIYEARTTLSLNKTIQLAEELNIHELELRKHEKNFLFYKQEEALDLFEQDYNQLKSKIAKLNVIMQEQGIETQKISNLDNLVSAYNNDFMSVVVLQKRIGLHPKDGLYGELRSAVHEVESLLKEQDNYKLLSSILQLRRAEKDFMLRFDLKYLTRFDEGVDTLKQQIAQAQFDTGYTAQLNGFLNSYQTQFQALVQAQVELGLDLNSGALGKMRKSVEQSDAIVAQILLSTKQQVDKSVEQAQFLAILIFVIAGIIVLMLVYFTSRSIIVPIERVYHTINDIRRNNDLSVMIEQTGKDEITTMTVDFNSLIGDFKNLINEVNGALNTLNIATEHLSESTAATSSGMQEQLHEADMVATAATEMQATIQDISHNTEAAAKKAESTNLSAQQGRSEVDSTVKHIRALSDSLGNASNVVSQLEKDGETIGSVLDVIRGIADQTNLLALNAAIEAARAGEYGRGFAVVADEVRSLAKRTQESTSEIEGIISTLQQRTQEVVSIMHKCRSQGDESASQAIKAGELLGAITEDVQTIMEMSSQIAVAIDEQSQVASEVNKNVVRIRDIAQDATEHAAKNAQTSEEVSEQARVLFSAIDKFKV from the coding sequence ATGAATTTTTTACAAAACTTAACAATCAAACGACGTTTACAGTTAAACGCAGTCGTTGTTGGTTTAGCAATGGTGGTCCTTTTATGCGTAATAATTTATGAAGCGAGAACAACGTTAAGCTTAAATAAAACAATTCAGCTTGCTGAAGAGCTTAATATCCATGAATTAGAACTGCGTAAACATGAAAAAAACTTTCTTTTTTATAAACAAGAAGAAGCATTAGACTTATTTGAACAAGATTATAACCAGCTTAAAAGTAAAATTGCTAAGTTGAATGTAATTATGCAAGAGCAGGGTATCGAAACCCAAAAAATAAGTAATCTCGATAATTTGGTAAGTGCTTATAACAATGACTTTATGAGTGTTGTTGTGCTACAAAAACGCATAGGATTACACCCAAAAGATGGGCTGTATGGCGAACTAAGAAGTGCAGTACACGAGGTCGAAAGCTTGCTCAAAGAGCAAGATAATTACAAACTCTTATCTTCTATATTACAATTAAGACGGGCTGAAAAAGATTTTATGCTACGTTTTGATCTTAAGTATTTAACTCGATTTGATGAAGGGGTTGATACTTTAAAGCAGCAAATCGCTCAGGCTCAATTTGATACGGGGTACACAGCTCAATTAAATGGCTTTTTAAACTCCTACCAAACGCAATTTCAAGCATTGGTCCAGGCACAGGTTGAATTGGGCTTAGATTTAAATTCAGGTGCACTTGGAAAAATGCGTAAAAGTGTTGAACAAAGTGATGCAATCGTTGCGCAGATACTATTAAGCACTAAGCAACAGGTAGATAAAAGCGTTGAACAGGCACAATTTTTAGCCATTCTTATTTTTGTGATTGCTGGCATTATTGTTTTGATGTTGGTTTATTTCACGAGCCGCTCGATTATTGTGCCTATAGAGCGGGTTTATCACACCATTAACGATATTCGTCGTAATAATGATTTAAGCGTGATGATAGAGCAAACAGGTAAAGACGAAATTACCACCATGACGGTCGACTTTAATAGTTTAATAGGCGATTTTAAAAACTTAATTAACGAAGTTAATGGTGCTTTAAATACGCTTAACATAGCAACAGAGCATTTATCAGAAAGTACCGCAGCAACAAGCTCCGGTATGCAAGAGCAATTACATGAAGCCGACATGGTTGCAACTGCAGCCACCGAAATGCAGGCGACGATTCAGGATATTTCACATAATACTGAAGCGGCTGCTAAAAAAGCAGAGTCAACAAACTTAAGTGCTCAACAAGGGCGCAGTGAAGTTGACTCTACCGTTAAGCACATTAGAGCTCTATCTGATTCGTTAGGGAATGCATCAAATGTAGTATCGCAACTTGAAAAAGATGGCGAAACAATTGGTTCAGTGCTTGATGTAATTCGGGGGATTGCAGATCAAACAAATTTACTCGCACTTAATGCGGCAATAGAAGCGGCACGTGCTGGTGAGTATGGTCGTGGTTTTGCTGTTGTTGCAGATGAGGTTCGTTCATTAGCGAAGCGTACTCAAGAGTCCACGAGTGAGATTGAAGGTATTATAAGTACCTTACAGCAGCGTACTCAAGAAGTGGTGAGTATTATGCACAAATGTCGTTCTCAAGGCGATGAAAGTGCCTCGCAAGCAATTAAAGCAGGTGAGTTATTAGGCGCAATTACTGAAGATGTACAAACAATAATGGAAATGAGCTCTCAAATAGCGGTTGCTATTGACGAGCAAAGCCAAGTGGCATCAGAGGTTAATAAAAATGTAGTAAGAATTCGCGATATTGCGCAAGATGCAACTGAACATGCTGCTAAAAACGCCCAAACTAGCGAAGAAGTATCTGAGCAAGCTAGAGTGTTATTTAGCGCTATTGATAAGTTTAAAGTGTAA